Below is a genomic region from Salvelinus fontinalis isolate EN_2023a chromosome 2, ASM2944872v1, whole genome shotgun sequence.
tgttggaccttttatagacaggtgtgtgtgtttccaaatcatgtacaatcaattgaatataccacagctggactccaaacaagttgtagaaacatctcatggatgatcaatgtATCAATTTCGAGcctcagaataaggctgtaacgtaacaaaatgtgaaaagttaagggatctgaatactttccgaaagcactgtaagtGATATGGATCAGCATACTTGTCATGGGGCTGTGGGTTAGATGTTGTTAGGGATTGAGAAGCAATGAGACATACACAAGGAACATAAACATAGGTAATATCCATTAAACAAAAAACAAGCAAGGAAATATAATTCCTCAAATGCATATCTATTTTACTGGTGGTATGTTCTCCACATTTGTGTTAGAATACCCTCTTGTGACTTAAATATGTACTGCACTTTAAGGAATGGTTACAATACTACAGTCGATTGCAAATACTTTCAGGAGCATGATGTAGTAGTGATCAATGTCATTAAGTTGAGAGGGAAGACTTTTAAATACATAGGCACAAGAGAACGTTGACAGTAACAGTTAAAGCTATGCAATTGGTGACAAAGTACATAGTTTAGCtactgtaaatcaaatcaaatcaaattttattgatcacatgcacatatttagcagatgttattgcgggtgtagcgaaatgcttgttttcctagctctgacagtgcagtagtatctaacagtgcagtattatCTAAAACAATTCACAAcagtacacacaaatctaaaactaaaagaatggaattaagaaatatataaatattaaattgagcaatgtcggagtggcattcaCTAAAGTACAgttgaatagaatacagtatatacatatgatatgagtaaagcagtatgtaaacattatttaaacataattaaagtgactaatgttccattattaaagtggccagtaattccaagtctatgtatatagggcagcagcctctaaggcaggggtgtcaaactcattccacggagggccttgtgtctgcaggtttttggtctttcctttcaataaagccctagacaaccaggtgtggggagttcctaactaattagtgatgttaattcatcaatcaagtacaagggtggagcgaaaacccgcagacactcggccctccgtggaatgagtttgacacctgtgctctaaggTGCATGCTTGCGTAACCgagtggaagccggctagtgatggctatgtaacagtccgatggccttgagaaagaagctgtttttcagtctctcggtcccagctttgatgtacctgtactgacctcaccttctggatgatagcggggtgaacaggccgtggctcgggtggttgatgtccttgatgatctttttggccttcctgtgacatcgggtgctgtagatgtcctggagggcaggtagtttgcccacagtgatgcgttgggcagaccacactCCCCaatggagagccctgcggttgcgggtagTGGAGTTGCCATTACCAGGCGGTgacacagcccgacaggatgctctcaattgggcatctgtaaaagtttgtgagggtcttagtggccaatccaaatttcttcagcctcctgacgttgatgaggcactgttgcgccttcttcaccactctGTGTGGGTGactatttcagattgtcagtgatgccgaggaacttgaagctttccaccttctccactgcggtcctgtcgatgtggatacaggcgtgctccctctgctgtttcctgaagtcaacgatcagctcctttgttttgttgacattgagtgagaggttaatTTCCTGGCATCACTCTCCCAGGTCCCCCACCTCGTCATTATTGGTAATCGGGcgtactactgttgtgtcgtttgcaaactttatgattgagttggaggcatgcatgtcCACGCCatcatgagtgaacaggagggTGCTAGCACATGTAtgtattaacctttatttaactaggcaagtcagttaagaacaaattcttatttacaatgatggcctaccccggccaaaccctcccctaacccagacaatgctgtgtaccgccctatgggactggggttgtgatacagcccgggattgaaccagggtctgtagtgacgcatctaacactgagatgcagtgccttagaccgctgcgccactcgggggcccctgtgttgaggatcagcgaagaggtgttgtttcctaccttcaccacctgagggcggcctgtcaggaagtccaggacccagttgcacagggcggggttcagacccagggccccgagcttaatgatgagcttggagggtactatgatgttgaatTCTGAGCTATAgacaattaacagcattcttacatagctattcctcttatccagatggtatagggcagtgtgcagtgtgatggcgattttattgtctgtggatctattggggcggtaagcaaattgaagagggtctagggtgtcaggtaaggtagaggtgatatgatccttactagactctcaaagcacttcatgatgacagaagtgagtgctatggggcgatagtcatttagttcagttacctttgctttgtTGGGTACAGGatcaatggtggacatcttgaagcaagtggggacagcggactgggatagggagagattgaatatgtccgtaaactgtccagccagctggtctgcacatgctctgaggacgcggctagggatgccgtctgggccggcagccttgcaaagGTTAACGTCttacgtcagccacggagaaagaaagcccacagtccttggtagcgggccacgtCAGTGGTACTGTGTTATCCTAAAAGCGGGCTAAGAAGGGGTTTATCTTGTCCGGAGCAGAGTTCAGGGGGTCGACCAAACAAGTCCCTCTCAGTCCAACACCTTGACCATTAGGCCAACACCAAGGTCTGAACCGGTTGATGAGATTTCTGATGTTACACTACCCCTTTCCTTCCCACACGTAACTATCTCAAGTCGATAACACCTGGGCACACCTCCAATGGCCTTACAGTAGCGCTATCCCACTTCTAACACCAGTACAATCCTGCTGTCTGCCACACCTTAATCATTACACCAAATACATTAATTCACAGGTGTCATACAAAAGAGGATGCCGCTCTACAGTATATCAAGCAGGAAGAAAACAGCAGCTGCAAAATGTATCAAATGTTAACTTCAACAGATATCATACATTAGTTACCTGGCATGAAAGTCACACCAAGTAAGTATTAAAATGATTGCAAAGGTAAGGGGCTTGGGTCGTTCCGTCATTTTGTCCCACTTTCTAGtgtctaaacattctgttttaCTTGGTTTTTCAGTGCCATAGTGTCTTTTCTAAATTTATAAGGATGGAAATCCCTTCATAACAATCAAAGGACCAAGTGAGATGAAGGGTTAACACCAATGCTTTATATACACATAATTTGTTAACACGGTTAACACACGTTCAATGTCATTATGTGTTAAAAGGGATAGCAATActtgctttggtttagtttctgTATTGATGTGGTATGTGTGGCAATGGCGGAATTACATTAAAAACTTGTTAACTATGATTGATAGTGATGGTCGTATTTGCTCGCTGTAACCAACTAATAGTTTCCCTGGCGCAGTTTCCATATGCTAACGTTTTCGCATTTGTGGCACATATCCCATGCAAGTCATGGGCCTGATACTAGCATCTTTAGCATGTTCAAAATAATCTAAaagtgactttgttgagcttcacaataGATTTTTGATACTTTCAGATTTGGACATAACATACTTGGATTTGGGTATTTTTAATATTGCATTCATTACTGAAGCATAAAATTGTCATGATGGGAACTAGACTAGTTAAAATGCTTGGGTGGGCGTTAGTCCTGTTACCCAGTGAAAAGGAAACAAAAAGAACAGACTCAGTACAAGTTAATGAACTTTTTTTATATCATACATAAGACCGCTTGAATATAATACAAAGGGCTTGTCCATTTTGTATCTTTTTGTAACATCATATACACAGCAAGTATTGACTAGATCTTACAATCTGTGGACACAGGTACTTTCCCCATGCCGTTTAATCTTAACAGTGCACGTCAGATGTCCTGTAACCAAACTATGTTGTCAATCACTCAAAACCAGACTGGGGGACAGAAAATAAAGGGTGGCAAGTAGGACAAAGCTTTTATTTGAATGACACAGGGAGCAGAGCAGAAATTATACTGAACACTTGGGAGTAAACGTTGGATGTTTGTTGACTGGTTATATGGTGACGATCATGGCTTTCACACACATGTATCAGTAGCCTGACTTCAAATGGACCCACGGTTGCAGCTTATGCCAATTTTAATGTAACTTAAATTAGTTCCTGTAATACGTACATCATTTCTTATGTATTTGTTATATATTAAAACACAGCTGTCATTCAGGTTCGtagacatacacccacacactatACCCTGTCTATAATATTTAAGGTATGCATATCTATTGTCCTGTTTAAATTTAAACCCTACAAGTTTTGCATTTGTACTGGCATTGTCAACTACTTTGGCCTGGAAGCACTGTTACCCATTGACTAATATCACAGAATAACTTCCACTGCATGGTCTCCACATTGACTTAAATGTACTCAAAATACCATTAGGAAAAAAGTAgtgagttctaaacttcctttattaaaaaaatataaatatatacataaatTCTATTTCAACTATTAAAATGGGGTTGAAAAGTAAACACCTGAAGCCTGTGTTGTCATGGACACCTTTCCTCTAGCTGTTGCCGCCCCTTTCCATTTGCAACTGGTACAAAACATTGGCCAGTTCTCTCGTATCCTCTGGCATCACACGAGGAGACTGGAGTATGACGCTCCAGCAGACAGGGCTCACTTCTCACTCCATCCATCCCTACTAGTTTCCTTTTGGATTTAACACCCATGGTGAGAGCTTCAGTCAAACACATGAATTTGAGCTAATTAGAGCAGTACCCCATCTCCAAAACCATCTAAACATGTGGATGTGTACAGTGCCTCTGCTAGCTAGGTCAAATAGGGTTGCTTCAAAATTGAGGGGGGAAAAGCGGTACCATTTTAGCCACTGCCGTGAAGACTGCCAAAAGTCATTTTAAGGCAGCTTTACCCAGATAGATAGGCATGTTTGAAACAGCCTCTAAATCCCAGGTCACAAATTGAAGGATTAATGCActgttatttacatttttttcctCTCGACTCATGAATACAAGGACTTGCCTCGACTCATAGCCACCATACTGATACTCCGGAACCCGCAGAGTAGCAACCAGCGTTGGCATCTATTGTCCCTCAAGTCATTGATAACGGGAAAAAAAGTTATACCAATGAGAgatttgtttttgtgtttttgtctttttTTGAGAACCTTACAACCAATTCTGTCGAGGATACAGCTAACAGTAAATGTATTGAGTTCAACAACAGTTCCAGTTTTGCTAAAGCAATAGATACAGCCATTTTTACTGACATTTAAAAAAGGTATTGATACACCTTGTGTCAAAGTGCAGAACTGCTACATTATTTGTTACAGACATCTATGTGCTATAAAAAACAGCTTTGGTACAATAAATtatcaaaagggaaaataaatcttTGTAAAATTCACAGCATAATTGTGAGACAAAAAAAAATCAGTCACATAAAATTCTGCATGTTTTCATTTTCAAGAACCGAAGACATTTGTGCAGAAGCTCTGTTGGAGGAACCACATGCTGAAGAAACAAAGCAAAGAAAAGCAAGTAAAAAGCAGGAAGGGACACAGTCGTAGCTAATTCCATCCATCTTGCAAAAACACTACTGTGAACTTGCAAGGCCCTGCAATCACTGGGCCTCGCAAGTCATACATTTTAGTTAAAGGCCTCTTAAATTAGCATTCTCAAAAACACCTTTTCTTCCTATTTTAAATTTGTaaagattttttttgtttttatccaTACTTCAAAAATACAGGAAAGCTAGTTTCTTATTTAAACGATAATGTCCAGCTTCTTTCCTCCACCCTCATTTCAGAGTCAAAAAAATCATAAGGCCAAAGGGTTATCTCAAAAAACTGCTACTGCCCGGACATCTGTACTTTAGTTTTGAGCAGGACCCGGCCCTGGCTGCTGCTCCTCAGTAGATCTCGTCAGTATGGTCCTGTTCCAGGGACCTGGTCAGGGCCCAGCTTCACTGCTCTGGGGCCTCCCAGCTCTCTGCTGCCCAGCTGCACACGTGCTGACCTCGGCTAGAGAGCGCCGGCCCACAGTTCGCATCGGCACCCATCTCAAACAGAGAAAGGGTGACACGGACAAACCCAGCGAGAAGGAACCTCCCTGCATAATGCTTCATTCCTCTGCAACTCTACAGGTCTCACAACTCACAGGTGGAATTGCACAACAGAACAGAGAAATTCAAATGAGAACAAAAagtacaaaagagaaaataaTTCTTGCCGAAGACAGGGGAAAAAAGGCAAATGTGTGGATAGGAGTTGCTGGAAGTGTTATGGTACTGTAGCAATTTCTTTACTAAATAGCCGTTGGCAAAAGAGGGTCACGTAATTTTCTAACCACATACTTCTAAGCTCTCAGCTGACAATAACAAGGAATAATGCAAACCATGCAGTCAAGTGAGAGGTGAATGtgaaatgtatgggtgtttcagtaCTGTTGTGAAGTATGCTATGCGAGACAGTTTGTAGTAAAAATCTGTAATTCCCTGTGAACACTGAAAATGGTAGATCCAAAAATCCCATTTGAAAACCAAAGTGAATAGAGAAACCCAAGGGTGGCATGGGGAAGAGTAGTTGGAGAGATGGTGGGCTCTGCACTGTGGTAGCGGGTCAGTGATAATCGCCCCTCTAATTTTAAGCAGCTTTTTGATCTCTATGCACTTTTTTGTTGAAAAAAACACCacctaaaaaaatacaaatagaaaaaaaaaaaacattctcagTTTAGTCATGAACTGGCGACAGAACTCTGCTGTACACAGACTCCCGCCATGGGCGACTCCTCCCTGTCTATGCCCTGTCTCATGCCCATGGGGTAGGTGGGGTGGCCCGCCATTCCAGTCTCTTGTCTGGGGTTGGAGAAGGCACCCAGTCCCATGGTCATGCTCCCATTCCTACCAAAGTCCAAGGCTGCGTTGGTGGGGAGCGGGCGCAACTGGTAGGCCTGGTTGCCCTGGGCCCCGGTGGAGGAGGaagatgtggaggaggaggaggcggaggaagacagggaggtcATGGACAGGTGGCCGTGCACCACCTCCATGGAGTTCTCCGTGGAGGCGCTGTTGGTGGGGGAGCGGTAGAGGCGGGGCCGGGGCCGTGCTGGCAGGCCCTGCTGTCCATGAGGGTGATGGTGTCCATGGTGATGGTGTccgtggtgatggtgatggtgggtggAGGAGATGTTGCCGGGGGCCAAAGGGTGGATGGCTTTGGGCGCCTGGGGAGGCACGTGGAAGGTGGTCTCCTGGACGGGATGGGTCTCCACCGTCACAGTCTGCACCCCTTCgccaccagcccagcccacagGGGGAGGGAACGGCTGCCTCGCCTAACGCACAACAGCAACACAGTCAGGTTGAGTAACTAACAACTGATAAGAGGTCATTTAACTCTGTCTGAATAAACACACATATGTTGAGAGAACCCAAGACTTCCCCTGTGGCTATGGGGCTCATCTAGCTCAAATGGGAGTTGATGTAAAGGTTGTCAACCTGGGTTATAGACTAAGTTGTCCAGGagcaatagtgtgtgtgtgtttgtgtgacttgCCTGTGGGCAGAGATTTTCGCAGTCCATGACCTGCACGGAGGCGCTGAAGTGACCTCCGCTGTGCCGGAGCTGATGCGTGGGGTCCGAGCGCGCCCGCCCACTGGTGCTTGTGCCAGATGACCCTCCTGCaggaaagagacaaacagaaGCATGTTGACATTCAATTTTAATGTTGAACTTTTGAGACAGTTCCATTCTGCCTGATGGCGCTGCACTACTGTACCTGAGCTGTTAGTTCATTGCTATCATTTCATCATGTCTGATCCAGGGTTTGAAATCCATTCCTGAGGGATTCCCAGTGTGCTGGGCTAGAACAAACAAAGTGAACACCCTGGGGTTCCCCCAGGATTGGACAGAGACACGGGTCTAACATCATGCTAAAGCTTCAAAGTGAACACCCACTTCTCCTAGCAGCGGCGCGGCTGCAGTGTTCTCCCTACCTGAGctggaggaggtgctggaggTGGTTCCCGAGGACTGGGACTGCTCCAGTGCTGGGCTGGTGGACACACTGCTGCTCGTATTGGTCCCCTCATCTGCCGTCTTCTTGAAGAAGCTGTGCTGCAAAGCGTAGTAGGGCTGGATGCGGCTCTTGGGGTCGTAGTCCAGCATCCGCAGGATTAGGTCCTTGAACTTCAAGTAATCGGCTACTGCGTGGCCAGACTCGCCTGCCCGCCGCCCCCCAGGACCCCCCGCCTCCACACCCAGAATGCTGTGCAGCTTCCGCGTACCCGGCGGCTTatactgcgcacacacacacacagagcagaaaCTTTAGGAGGATGCATACTATTGCAAAGGAGAGTTATGACATCACAACACAACATAATTGACAGAGTGATTTGTTGAACTCACCCTTTTGCCATCTTTGGTCTTCTTTGCACCCCACGTACTGTCAGACATTTTCTCGAAGAACTTCCTGGCCTTGGGGGCCTGGTCCAATATGTAATTGGGAGGGACGCCCAGCACTTCCACTATTTTGTTCATTTGATCAATCTGAAAAATCAGGAAGACATAATTGAGAACGACATCTTAACCTCTCGGGCACTGTAACTGAGTTTTAAATTGCCTGTTCCTCAGAGTTTAAAAACCTTgatctttttttaaatattcaaATATTGATAAAACGTAGAAATAACATAACATTTATCAAAAATAAAACAACTCAAATAGGTGAAAAGTTGAGTCATGTCTACTACTAAAAAATTCAAAAGCACCACAGCTCCCTCTGTTGGTCATTATAAGGTTCTCACTGCCTATGCCTGCCATCTTCATGAAGGCAAAAACTGAAAATCTCTCATGAGCACAATAATGTCGCAGGACAGCATAATCTGACGAGTTATATCATCCCAAATAATGACTGCATCATTTCATTCCATAAGTCCTACCTCGTTGGCCCCACTAAAGAGGGGCTCTCCGGTGTGCATCTCCACCAGGATGCAGCCCAGGGACCACATGTCAATGGCCAGGTCGTAAGGCATGCCCAGCAACACCTCTGGGGATCGGTAGAACCGACTCTGGATGTACTGGTAGATCTGAGTGGAAAGAAAGGGGTCACGGCTGTTAGGGCATTGCATTTATGTTCTCCTTTTGTAGGAGGTCAActataaagacagacagacggcaGGTTTTCAGCAGAAATAAAGTTTGTTAGCTACAGTGGTTGTTCCCTCAAGGTTAGAAGAGGATCACGGGTAGCTACAATTTGGTACTTATGTCATCATATGTGTAGGGTAGGCCATGTAATGTGCAACCTTTTCCACACAAATATGAATGAAAAACATTTGTTAATTTTCTTTCCACATCATACTCTACCAATCCATCTATCCAATAATAAATGAATCCATTAAATACAGAATCCATAGTGGGTCAcaactagtgatgcaccgatattacatttttggcagATACCGATATCCgctattttccttgccaaaaaaaacaGATTACcgatatacattttttttgcgGCCTtataagcattctagtacagttaaatagttatcacacacacatggacgctgcggtctaaggcactgcatcttagtgcaagagacgtcactacaggccctggttcgaatccaggctgtatcgcatccggccgtgattggcagtcccattaggcggtgcacaatttgcccagcgtcgtccgggtttggccggggtaggccgtcattgtaaataagaatttgttcttagctgacttgcctagttaaataaaggttacacacacacacgtgtcaaataagcttgatGACCAATCAGGACATGAATATGACTGCacatcacataataatttaacgcgtCCATTAATTTTTTACGTCGTTATTAGACGTTGATTACACtaatcactcgtatttcatatgtcacaacgattcatcgatatgtatgctatgatgctggtaaagttgtctcgcgcacctacagtgctggtcattaaaaaaagccagCTAGCTCAtgaatgcaaacaatgttcttccccaaaaacatagcaaaacgacaacCTCTTTCAGAAGCTATAGttacctagctatatagttagctagctgtaatcatctaaaataaccctaatttgtaagacagttcttatttgattaatggtggtgagccacaatagtggactttgcggttagccttttattaaaataaaagtatgtcattgacagtaatgcaaattaatacaaataatataattattccataattgaatagatcatgctaaacgaggttggaatgttgttataaaaaataaaaaaataaacaaaagacaatcatttgttaatttgacaaagatctgttgaaatcacactggatgtattatactttagaattgcattgggcgcctacttatttcactgtacagccttacctatggattgtggatcaatgacatggggtatcagtctactcagtgacaccgaGCGAACATTAGCATCatagctcttattgcgggactctgaaacaactgtgaattgagtcacttttattgtcaaCCTATGTGAATTAAACACTATTCCCGAGGAAAAACAATACtgagtggatgttttggagtctgataactctgaggaggacgttgggaaaaaacatcttgggtattgagtagactgataccccatttcattggtcCCCAATCCTTAAGTAAAGCTGTACAGTGCTATATGAATGttaatacacacaataggctgactggggagaTGATTTCAGTCACAGTCCCGCGATAAGATTTGCTAACATTTGCGTAAACTCTTCagagttgtgttctgtgggtgtcacagagtagactgataccccatttcattgcttcacattccaaccttgtttaacattatctagtctaaatatggcatgattccaccaattgtaaaCTTCTGCATTAGTTTCAAAGAGttatttttattttgaaggcaaaccacaaattccactattgtgcctaatccttattgtggctagcttcacaacacataacacgGTCCGGTCGAgactcactagccagatgaaggtagctggctgcttataacgttagctttgggcagaagccccagaagttgcggtcgaacaaataatgctttattaccaacgcggtattgtaaacacctcgttcgtggccggtgtttgctcgtttacagacttttttgtacagctttgacagggCTACCGATAGTAGTGGTGGCACTTGGCTTGCACCTGCAAATTCAAAACACAcgacattctataatagaactgttatttgacacgtcaaattaaaagcttatttgactcgtcaaatagtgttatttgactcgTCAAGTGTATATTTTTTCACACACAAAGACCCAAACAGCGTTTCATAGTATGCctactccggtagggcaacatgtgtaccggtgctcgaccagtcggcgaaagccaacatcacccatgacagagaacggttgattgtcatgGGCAATGAACTCCATTATCTTGCCGTTAATGGATTTctcctttgagttgtctcgctgaaatgttcttactctttcaaatgacttgttgactgctcgatccataCAGCatacattgtgggctaggttaggaatgctgtgttgcacgtgtagcgcaaaaatttacgtggcgtcattacgtcatgtacctacgttatacaggtatgcacgtcagctttgacatcgtttTTGCACATCAGGGTGAAACTAGACATTGGGCCGATacccgatgttggcatttttagctaatatcggacgattccgatatgttcacagATATATCGTACATCCCTAGTCACAACAGTTCAATCCAATACTTTTTCTATGGCCTATCAGATCTAAAATTCACCACATGAACCAAGAAAAAACAACATCCTCATTTACCCACCCTCTGTCCCAGCTGACAGGAGCTGCCAAAGTCCACGATCTTGATGGCGCTCCTCTTGGGGTTACACAATAGGATGTTCTCGGGCTTCAGGTCACAGTGGATGATGCTGAGCTCGGGGGTGGCCAGGAACAATAGAGCCGTGCACATCTGCTGGGCAAACTTGCGTGTGAGGTTGAGCGAGACGCCGCGGAAGTTGGTGTTCCGCAGCAGGTCGTACAGGTTGTAGGAGAGCATCTCAAACACCAAGCACAGGTGGCTCCGAAACATGAAGTGGCGCTTAAGGTGAactggagggagagtgggagagagagagaggagatatgagaaaggagagaaaaagagagaaagtaagagagaagaaaaaaatactAATGCGCATGTGTTGGTGTGGTGGATTTGCACGAAATACTAGTGATGTTAAACATACACAAGGCAATTGGATACTCTTGTCATTGACTAGCTAATGTGAATGGGCTTAGCTAATGTGAATGGGCCTACCGGACACAGATTATGCCTCATCCTGGAGTAAAACACACTTTCAAATGGGGTTTCACCCCCGAAAAATGCCGCAATGTGTCTATCAAGTAGATGGCGCACTGACATCAAGATGCCTTGGGGTCTTTCTGGTATTTCTATGGTAAATAGTCCATCACAAAGTTGAACAGAGGTCAAGTGtaagtacagtgcattcgtaaattatt
It encodes:
- the LOC129818736 gene encoding dual specificity tyrosine-phosphorylation-regulated kinase 1A-like isoform X2, with the protein product MHTGGETSACKPSSVRLAPSFSFHAAGLQMAAPMPHSHQQYSERHQQTTDPSVPALPYSEQAQQSIASQRRMPQCFRDPSSAPLRKLSIDLIKTYKCINEVYYAKKKRRHQQGQGDDSSHKKERKVFNDGYDDDNYDYIVKNGEKWMDRYEIDSLIGKGSFGQVVKAYDRVEQEWVAIKIIKNKKAFLNQAQIEVRLLELMNKHDTEMKYYIVHLKRHFMFRSHLCLVFEMLSYNLYDLLRNTNFRGVSLNLTRKFAQQMCTALLFLATPELSIIHCDLKPENILLCNPKRSAIKIVDFGSSCQLGQRIYQYIQSRFYRSPEVLLGMPYDLAIDMWSLGCILVEMHTGEPLFSGANEIDQMNKIVEVLGVPPNYILDQAPKARKFFEKMSDSTWGAKKTKDGKRYKPPGTRKLHSILGVEAGGPGGRRAGESGHAVADYLKFKDLILRMLDYDPKSRIQPYYALQHSFFKKTADEGTNTSSSVSTSPALEQSQSSGTTSSTSSSSGGSSGTSTSGRARSDPTHQLRHSGGHFSASVQVMDCENLCPQARQPFPPPVGWAGGEGVQTVTVETHPVQETTFHVPPQAPKAIHPLAPGNISSTHHHHHHGHHHHGHHHPHGQQGLPARPRPRLYRSPTNSASTENSMEVVHGHLSMTSLSSSASSSSTSSSSTGAQGNQAYQLRPLPTNAALDFGRNGSMTMGLGAFSNPRQETGMAGHPTYPMGMRQGIDREESPMAGVCVQQSSVASS
- the LOC129818736 gene encoding dual specificity tyrosine-phosphorylation-regulated kinase 1A-like isoform X1, whose amino-acid sequence is MHTGGETSACKPSSVRLAPSFSFHAAGLQMAAPMPHSHQQYSERHQQTTDPSVPALPYSEQAQQSIASQVTPDVVMLQRRMPQCFRDPSSAPLRKLSIDLIKTYKCINEVYYAKKKRRHQQGQGDDSSHKKERKVFNDGYDDDNYDYIVKNGEKWMDRYEIDSLIGKGSFGQVVKAYDRVEQEWVAIKIIKNKKAFLNQAQIEVRLLELMNKHDTEMKYYIVHLKRHFMFRSHLCLVFEMLSYNLYDLLRNTNFRGVSLNLTRKFAQQMCTALLFLATPELSIIHCDLKPENILLCNPKRSAIKIVDFGSSCQLGQRIYQYIQSRFYRSPEVLLGMPYDLAIDMWSLGCILVEMHTGEPLFSGANEIDQMNKIVEVLGVPPNYILDQAPKARKFFEKMSDSTWGAKKTKDGKRYKPPGTRKLHSILGVEAGGPGGRRAGESGHAVADYLKFKDLILRMLDYDPKSRIQPYYALQHSFFKKTADEGTNTSSSVSTSPALEQSQSSGTTSSTSSSSGGSSGTSTSGRARSDPTHQLRHSGGHFSASVQVMDCENLCPQARQPFPPPVGWAGGEGVQTVTVETHPVQETTFHVPPQAPKAIHPLAPGNISSTHHHHHHGHHHHGHHHPHGQQGLPARPRPRLYRSPTNSASTENSMEVVHGHLSMTSLSSSASSSSTSSSSTGAQGNQAYQLRPLPTNAALDFGRNGSMTMGLGAFSNPRQETGMAGHPTYPMGMRQGIDREESPMAGVCVQQSSVASS
- the LOC129818736 gene encoding dual specificity tyrosine-phosphorylation-regulated kinase 1A-like isoform X3, with translation MAAPMPHSHQQYSERHQQTTDPSVPALPYSEQAQQSIASQVTPDVVMLQRRMPQCFRDPSSAPLRKLSIDLIKTYKCINEVYYAKKKRRHQQGQGDDSSHKKERKVFNDGYDDDNYDYIVKNGEKWMDRYEIDSLIGKGSFGQVVKAYDRVEQEWVAIKIIKNKKAFLNQAQIEVRLLELMNKHDTEMKYYIVHLKRHFMFRSHLCLVFEMLSYNLYDLLRNTNFRGVSLNLTRKFAQQMCTALLFLATPELSIIHCDLKPENILLCNPKRSAIKIVDFGSSCQLGQRIYQYIQSRFYRSPEVLLGMPYDLAIDMWSLGCILVEMHTGEPLFSGANEIDQMNKIVEVLGVPPNYILDQAPKARKFFEKMSDSTWGAKKTKDGKRYKPPGTRKLHSILGVEAGGPGGRRAGESGHAVADYLKFKDLILRMLDYDPKSRIQPYYALQHSFFKKTADEGTNTSSSVSTSPALEQSQSSGTTSSTSSSSGGSSGTSTSGRARSDPTHQLRHSGGHFSASVQVMDCENLCPQARQPFPPPVGWAGGEGVQTVTVETHPVQETTFHVPPQAPKAIHPLAPGNISSTHHHHHHGHHHHGHHHPHGQQGLPARPRPRLYRSPTNSASTENSMEVVHGHLSMTSLSSSASSSSTSSSSTGAQGNQAYQLRPLPTNAALDFGRNGSMTMGLGAFSNPRQETGMAGHPTYPMGMRQGIDREESPMAGVCVQQSSVASS